Proteins from a genomic interval of Caulobacter sp. NIBR1757:
- the rpiA gene encoding ribose-5-phosphate isomerase RpiA, giving the protein MTADTQKQAAGEAAAELVEAGMIVGLGTGSTAAWFVKALAARGLDIKGVPTSDATADLARELGIAIVGLDDVKRVDLTVDGADEIGPGLSLIKGGGAALLREKLVWEASSRCVVIADAAKRVKALGRFPLPIEVVRFGHVHTGQRLADIAAEFDLPPPRLRKSERGLVITDGGNLIYDMASGRIEQPAALGEALKSVTGVVDHGLFLDLADEALIGTDEGVVRLHP; this is encoded by the coding sequence ATGACCGCCGACACCCAGAAGCAGGCCGCCGGCGAGGCGGCCGCCGAGCTCGTCGAAGCCGGCATGATCGTCGGCCTGGGCACGGGCTCGACCGCCGCCTGGTTCGTCAAGGCGCTGGCGGCGCGCGGGCTGGACATCAAAGGCGTGCCGACCTCGGACGCCACCGCCGACCTGGCGCGGGAACTGGGCATCGCCATCGTCGGGCTGGACGATGTGAAGCGGGTCGATCTGACGGTCGACGGGGCCGACGAGATCGGGCCCGGGCTGTCGCTGATCAAGGGCGGCGGGGCGGCCCTGCTGCGCGAGAAGCTGGTCTGGGAAGCGTCGAGCCGCTGCGTGGTCATCGCCGACGCCGCCAAGCGCGTGAAGGCGCTGGGCAGGTTCCCGCTGCCGATCGAGGTGGTGCGGTTCGGCCATGTGCATACCGGCCAGCGGCTGGCCGACATCGCCGCCGAGTTCGACCTGCCGCCGCCGCGCCTGCGCAAGTCGGAGCGGGGCCTGGTGATCACCGATGGCGGCAACCTGATCTATGACATGGCGTCGGGCCGGATCGAGCAGCCCGCCGCGCTGGGCGAGGCGCTTAAATCGGTGACCGGCGTGGTCGATCACGGCCTGTTCCTCGACCTCGCCGACGAGGCGCTGATCGGAACCGACGAGGGCGTGGTGCGCCTGCACCCCTGA
- a CDS encoding DUF418 domain-containing protein gives MTNNERHISIDAVRGFALLGILLMNIVGMGLPTFAYINPTYYGGHEGPNLWAWAINYVVADGKMRGLFTMLFGASMILIADRAEGQTPGPASIHYRRVAWLFVFGMLHAYLLFFGDILVCYALAGAVVFLFRKWSPKLLIALGALVLAALVVKGLIEADHLEKLRAAALAPDASEATRKAWVQDSFILNPPASLGENEIKGYRGDFIDAVKARAFAAMILQTVVMFGETLWEAIAQMMIGIGLYRLGFFTLGWKTRGYATLMAIGWGIGLPVMAWLAWRAAQSGFEPLVMSKTSYWGSIPRPFIALAHASAILLLVRAGAVRWLMDRLAAAGRMALSNYLGTSIVTAFVFCGFGLGLYGQLERYQLYAVVAGVWLLILLWSKPWMSAFHYGPFEWLWRSLVRWKPQPFMKMAGPKRAD, from the coding sequence ATGACCAACAACGAACGGCACATATCCATCGACGCGGTGCGCGGCTTCGCGCTGCTCGGCATCCTGCTGATGAACATCGTCGGCATGGGCCTGCCGACCTTCGCCTACATCAACCCGACCTACTACGGTGGCCATGAGGGCCCCAACCTTTGGGCCTGGGCGATCAACTATGTCGTCGCCGACGGCAAGATGCGCGGCCTGTTCACCATGCTGTTCGGGGCCAGCATGATCCTTATCGCCGACCGCGCCGAGGGACAGACACCCGGGCCGGCCAGCATCCACTACCGCCGCGTCGCCTGGCTGTTCGTCTTCGGCATGCTGCACGCCTACCTGCTGTTCTTCGGCGACATCCTGGTCTGCTACGCCCTGGCCGGGGCGGTGGTCTTCCTGTTCCGCAAGTGGTCGCCGAAGCTGTTGATCGCGCTCGGCGCCCTTGTGCTGGCCGCCCTGGTGGTGAAGGGCCTGATCGAGGCCGACCATCTGGAGAAGCTGCGCGCCGCCGCCCTCGCCCCCGACGCCAGCGAGGCGACCCGCAAGGCCTGGGTCCAGGACAGCTTCATCCTCAATCCGCCCGCCAGCCTGGGCGAGAACGAGATCAAGGGCTACCGCGGCGACTTCATCGACGCCGTGAAGGCCCGCGCCTTCGCGGCCATGATCCTGCAGACCGTGGTGATGTTCGGCGAAACCCTCTGGGAAGCCATCGCCCAGATGATGATCGGCATCGGCCTCTACCGCCTGGGCTTCTTCACCCTGGGCTGGAAGACCCGCGGCTACGCGACCCTGATGGCCATCGGCTGGGGCATCGGCCTGCCGGTCATGGCCTGGCTCGCCTGGCGGGCCGCCCAGTCCGGCTTCGAGCCGCTCGTCATGTCGAAGACCTCCTACTGGGGCTCCATTCCCCGCCCCTTCATCGCCCTGGCCCACGCCAGCGCCATCCTGCTGCTGGTGCGCGCCGGCGCCGTGCGCTGGCTGATGGACCGCCTGGCCGCCGCCGGACGCATGGCGCTCAGCAACTACCTGGGCACCTCGATCGTCACCGCCTTCGTCTTCTGCGGCTTTGGCCTCGGCCTCTACGGCCAGCTCGAGCGCTATCAGCTCTACGCCGTCGTCGCTGGCGTCTGGCTGCTGATCCTGCTGTGGAGCAAGCCCTGGATGTCGGCCTTCCACTATGGGCCATTCGAGTGGCTCTGGCGCTCGCTTGTGCGCTGGAAGCCGCAGCCTTTCATGAAGATGGCCGGGCCGAAGCGCGCGGACTAG
- the glmU gene encoding bifunctional UDP-N-acetylglucosamine diphosphorylase/glucosamine-1-phosphate N-acetyltransferase GlmU: MSKRAAVIMAAGQGTRMKSPTPKVLHRVGGRTMLDRAIDAAQGAGCERIVVVCGTHSPAVAAHVKARLGEAAVAIQDPPMGTAHAVLCAREALAGFEGEVLVTNADCPLLTAADLEPLFGTGELTMLAFEPADAALYGRMIQDADGRLLRIVEARDATAEELAVGACYSGMLVGPAGPLFDWLGRVDNDNVKAEYYITSIVGLANQDGARVGVAFASETAVMGADDQAGVARAEYLWQQRRRGELMAAGVSMVAPETVFLSWDTQIAGGAVIEPNVVFGPKAVIEAGATIRAFSHVEGAVVRPGAIIGPYARLRPGADIGENAHIGNFVEVKKVKVGAGAKANHLSYLGDGTIGEKANIGAGTIFCNYDGFDKFDTHVGAGAFIGSNSSLVAPVSIGAGAMTGSGSVITRDVEDDALALSRPAQEAKPGWAARFRAAKQRAKAAK, encoded by the coding sequence ATGAGCAAGCGCGCCGCCGTGATCATGGCCGCCGGCCAGGGAACGCGAATGAAGTCGCCGACCCCCAAGGTTCTGCACCGGGTGGGCGGCCGCACCATGCTGGACCGCGCCATCGATGCAGCGCAGGGCGCCGGCTGCGAGCGGATCGTGGTCGTCTGCGGAACGCACAGCCCGGCGGTGGCGGCGCATGTGAAGGCGCGGCTGGGCGAGGCCGCCGTCGCCATCCAGGACCCGCCGATGGGCACGGCCCATGCGGTGCTCTGCGCCAGGGAAGCCCTGGCCGGGTTCGAGGGCGAGGTGCTGGTCACCAACGCCGACTGCCCGCTGCTGACCGCCGCCGATCTGGAACCGCTGTTCGGGACGGGCGAGCTGACCATGCTGGCCTTCGAGCCGGCCGATGCGGCGCTCTACGGCCGGATGATCCAGGACGCCGACGGTCGGCTGCTGCGCATCGTCGAGGCGCGGGATGCGACGGCCGAGGAGTTGGCGGTCGGAGCCTGCTACAGCGGCATGCTGGTCGGTCCGGCCGGGCCGCTGTTCGACTGGCTGGGTCGGGTCGACAACGACAACGTCAAGGCCGAGTACTACATCACCAGCATCGTCGGCCTGGCCAACCAGGACGGCGCGCGGGTCGGCGTCGCCTTCGCCAGCGAGACGGCGGTGATGGGGGCCGACGACCAGGCCGGCGTGGCGCGGGCCGAATACCTCTGGCAGCAGCGGCGGCGCGGCGAGCTGATGGCGGCCGGGGTGTCGATGGTCGCGCCGGAGACGGTGTTCCTATCCTGGGATACGCAGATCGCCGGCGGGGCGGTGATCGAGCCGAACGTGGTGTTCGGCCCCAAGGCGGTGATCGAGGCCGGGGCGACGATCCGCGCCTTCAGCCATGTCGAGGGCGCCGTGGTGCGGCCGGGCGCCATCATCGGGCCTTACGCCCGCCTGCGTCCGGGCGCCGACATCGGCGAGAACGCCCATATCGGCAACTTCGTGGAAGTGAAGAAGGTGAAAGTCGGCGCCGGGGCCAAGGCCAACCACCTGTCCTACCTGGGCGACGGCACGATCGGCGAGAAGGCCAACATCGGGGCCGGCACCATCTTCTGCAACTACGACGGCTTCGACAAGTTCGACACCCATGTCGGCGCGGGCGCCTTCATCGGCTCCAACTCCAGCCTGGTGGCGCCGGTCAGCATCGGGGCCGGCGCAATGACCGGCTCCGGCTCGGTGATCACCCGCGATGTCGAGGACGACGCCCTGGCCCTGTCCCGCCCGGCCCAGGAAGCCAAGCCCGGCTGGGCGGCCCGCTTCCGGGCGGCCAAGCAGCGGGCGAAGGCGGCGAAATGA
- a CDS encoding cobalamin biosynthesis protein CbiG yields the protein MARLFDAFVMVDWSASSTPKTGRDSIWIGVNKRDARFRPTFEAHNPATRAAAMATLREVIGDLRRRGERVLVGFDFPLGYPRGTAAKLGLKDADWSGMWKFLADNVVDKPTNVNNRFAVANKANRLMTDSAKPFWGCPAKDAQTWLQATKPEHTADLPPVLRAAELATQGKGKAGAKSVWQIFGNGTVGSQAIVGIPAVRALKLELGDKAKAWPFETGWKTLKDADVADIEVLFAEIYPALGDVRPEAGEILDRAQVRALCEHFLRLDEAGKLGEAFAPPKGADEAEIAIIETEEGWILGA from the coding sequence GTGGCGCGGCTGTTCGACGCCTTTGTAATGGTCGACTGGAGCGCGTCTTCCACGCCGAAGACGGGCCGCGATTCCATCTGGATCGGGGTCAACAAGCGTGACGCCCGCTTCCGCCCCACCTTCGAGGCCCACAACCCCGCCACTCGCGCCGCCGCCATGGCGACCCTGCGCGAGGTGATCGGTGATCTGCGCCGTCGCGGCGAACGGGTGCTCGTCGGCTTCGACTTCCCGCTCGGCTATCCGCGTGGAACAGCAGCAAAGCTGGGCCTGAAGGACGCCGACTGGTCCGGCATGTGGAAGTTCCTGGCCGACAACGTCGTCGACAAGCCCACCAACGTGAACAACCGCTTCGCCGTGGCCAACAAGGCCAACCGGCTGATGACCGATTCCGCCAAGCCCTTCTGGGGCTGCCCGGCCAAGGACGCCCAGACCTGGCTGCAGGCGACCAAGCCCGAGCACACGGCCGACCTGCCGCCGGTGCTGCGCGCCGCCGAGCTGGCGACCCAGGGCAAGGGCAAGGCCGGGGCCAAGAGCGTCTGGCAGATCTTCGGTAACGGCACGGTCGGCAGCCAGGCCATCGTCGGCATTCCGGCCGTGCGGGCCCTCAAGCTGGAACTGGGTGACAAGGCGAAAGCCTGGCCGTTCGAGACCGGCTGGAAGACCTTGAAGGACGCCGATGTCGCCGACATCGAGGTGCTGTTCGCCGAGATCTATCCGGCCCTCGGCGACGTGCGCCCGGAAGCCGGCGAGATCCTCGACCGGGCCCAGGTCCGCGCCCTGTGCGAACATTTCCTGCGCCTCGACGAGGCCGGCAAGCTGGGCGAAGCCTTCGCCCCGCCCAAGGGCGCCGACGAGGCCGAGATCGCCATCATCGAGACCGAAGAAGGCTGGATTCTCGGGGCCTGA
- a CDS encoding GFA family protein, producing MTQATTGSCLCGVVEFRVSGAFESFFLCHCGRCRKDTGSAHAANLFSTTATLDWLSGADSVKTYRVEGTRHEKSFCMHCGSAVPRVQLDGALLAVPAGSLDSEVTLRPTAHICTASRANWDEDLEKVPRLAGLPGQS from the coding sequence ATGACTCAAGCGACAACCGGCTCCTGCCTGTGCGGGGTCGTCGAATTCCGCGTTTCAGGGGCGTTCGAGAGTTTCTTTCTCTGCCACTGTGGGCGCTGCCGGAAAGACACCGGGTCGGCCCACGCGGCGAACCTGTTCTCAACGACGGCGACCCTGGACTGGCTGTCCGGGGCGGACAGCGTCAAGACCTACCGGGTTGAGGGAACGCGGCATGAGAAGAGCTTCTGCATGCATTGCGGATCGGCGGTCCCGCGCGTCCAACTGGACGGCGCCTTGCTGGCCGTGCCCGCCGGGAGCCTGGACAGCGAGGTGACGCTTCGCCCGACCGCGCACATCTGCACGGCAAGCCGGGCGAATTGGGATGAAGATCTGGAGAAGGTTCCGCGTCTCGCCGGTCTTCCTGGCCAGTCCTAG
- a CDS encoding metallophosphoesterase family protein: MRIIDLPSTELTYAIGDIHGRLDLLERAFGLIEAHAGTRDFQVVCLGDYVDRGPDSRGVIDFLIHQQRRIRLTCLKGNHEDMMLDAIEAGEWSFWLDNGGEETWSSYLGEVPDQHLAWLRALPVSARDADRFYVHAGFMPGLDLTDQDEEACLWIRGRFLIAEAEELPGHVVHGHTPRHNDKLAMEEPERLPHRTNLDTGACWTGVLGVGVFEPGRAGPVSVLRVR; this comes from the coding sequence ATGCGTATCATCGATCTGCCAAGCACCGAGCTGACCTACGCCATCGGCGACATCCATGGCCGCCTGGACCTGCTCGAGCGCGCCTTCGGCCTGATCGAGGCCCATGCCGGGACCCGCGATTTCCAGGTCGTCTGCCTCGGTGACTATGTCGATCGCGGTCCCGACAGCCGGGGCGTCATCGACTTCCTGATCCACCAGCAGCGCCGCATCCGCCTCACCTGCCTGAAGGGCAACCACGAGGACATGATGCTCGATGCCATCGAGGCCGGAGAATGGTCCTTCTGGCTCGACAACGGCGGCGAGGAGACCTGGTCCTCCTACCTCGGCGAGGTTCCGGACCAGCACCTGGCGTGGCTGCGCGCCCTGCCCGTCAGCGCCCGCGACGCCGACCGCTTTTACGTCCACGCCGGGTTCATGCCGGGGCTCGATCTGACCGACCAGGACGAGGAGGCCTGCCTCTGGATCCGCGGTCGCTTCCTCATCGCCGAGGCTGAGGAACTGCCGGGCCATGTTGTCCACGGCCATACGCCGAGACACAACGACAAGCTGGCCATGGAAGAGCCCGAACGCCTGCCCCATCGCACCAATCTGGACACCGGCGCCTGCTGGACCGGCGTTCTGGGCGTCGGCGTGTTCGAGCCGGGCCGGGCCGGGCCGGTCAGCGTCCTGCGGGTCCGGTGA
- a CDS encoding 3-deoxy-7-phosphoheptulonate synthase class II, whose protein sequence is MTERWTPQSWRAKPAKHIPSDYPDAGAVTRVEDELRRMPPLVFAGEARRLKSLLGNVADGKAFLLQGGDCAESFKEFSADNIRDTFRLILQMAVVLTFAGGKPVVKVGRIAGQFAKPRSEPIETIDGVTLPSYRGDNINAMEFEATGRAPDPERLLKAYGQSSSTLNLLRAFAGGGYADLYNIHRWTLGFVADSPQGARYKELAEKISESLTFMAAIGVTPDTHPEMHRVEFFTSHEALLLGYEEAMTRVDSTSGDWYDTSAHMLWIGERTRQLDGAHVHFMKGVKNPIGVKVGPTLEGDDLLRLIDVLNPANEPGRLTLIGRFGAEKIADRLPRLMEATKKSGRSVVWSTDPMHGNTLKANNGYKTRPFDRILAEVRAFVEIAGAEGVHPGGVHLEMTGQNVTECTGGARAVLEGDLADRYHTHCDPRLNGEQALELSFLVAEKLRALRSEDLRAAS, encoded by the coding sequence ATGACCGAGCGTTGGACCCCGCAATCCTGGAGAGCCAAACCCGCCAAGCACATCCCGTCCGACTATCCGGACGCGGGCGCCGTGACGCGGGTCGAGGACGAACTTCGCCGGATGCCGCCGCTCGTGTTTGCCGGCGAGGCCCGTCGTCTGAAATCGCTGCTGGGCAACGTTGCTGACGGCAAGGCCTTCCTGCTGCAGGGCGGCGACTGCGCCGAGAGCTTCAAGGAATTCAGCGCCGACAACATCCGCGACACCTTCCGCCTGATCCTGCAGATGGCGGTGGTGCTGACCTTCGCGGGCGGCAAGCCGGTGGTGAAGGTCGGCCGCATCGCCGGCCAGTTCGCCAAGCCGCGTTCCGAACCGATCGAAACCATCGACGGCGTCACCCTGCCGTCCTACCGGGGCGACAACATCAACGCGATGGAGTTCGAGGCCACGGGCCGCGCGCCGGATCCCGAGCGGCTGCTGAAAGCGTACGGCCAGTCGTCCTCGACCCTGAACCTGCTGCGGGCCTTCGCCGGCGGCGGCTACGCCGACCTCTACAACATTCACCGCTGGACGCTGGGCTTCGTCGCCGACAGCCCCCAAGGCGCCCGCTACAAGGAACTGGCCGAGAAGATCAGCGAGAGCCTGACCTTCATGGCCGCCATCGGCGTCACCCCGGACACCCATCCGGAAATGCACCGCGTCGAGTTCTTCACCAGCCACGAAGCCCTGCTGCTCGGCTACGAGGAAGCGATGACCCGCGTCGATAGCACCAGCGGCGACTGGTACGACACCAGCGCCCACATGCTGTGGATCGGCGAGCGCACCCGCCAGCTGGACGGGGCCCATGTCCACTTCATGAAGGGGGTGAAGAACCCCATCGGCGTCAAGGTCGGCCCGACCCTGGAAGGCGACGACCTGCTGCGCCTCATCGACGTGCTGAACCCGGCCAACGAGCCCGGCCGCCTGACCCTGATCGGCCGCTTCGGGGCCGAGAAGATTGCCGATCGCCTGCCGCGCCTGATGGAGGCGACGAAGAAGTCGGGCCGCAGCGTGGTGTGGTCCACCGACCCGATGCACGGCAACACCCTGAAGGCCAACAACGGTTACAAGACCCGGCCCTTCGACCGCATCCTGGCCGAAGTCCGCGCCTTCGTGGAGATCGCCGGGGCGGAAGGCGTCCACCCGGGCGGCGTCCACCTGGAGATGACCGGCCAGAACGTCACCGAGTGCACGGGCGGCGCCCGGGCGGTGTTGGAAGGCGACCTCGCCGACCGCTACCACACCCACTGCGACCCGCGCCTCAACGGCGAACAGGCGCTCGAGCTGTCGTTCCTGGTGGCCGAGAAGCTGCGGGCGTTGCGGAGCGAGGACCTGCGGGCGGCCAGCTAG
- a CDS encoding HAD-IA family hydrolase: protein MANPNDLSGWTIVFDLDGTLIETAPDLAGALTTLLVEEGLTPPPYEKLRTLIGRGGRWMTQQALELAGHLPTTTELDRLFERMLVLYLARIADESRPFPGAVEAMDALTARGAILAVCTNKRTSLSVPLFDALGLGSRFAAIIGADLAPAPKPDPRHLLMTIAEAGGDPARSILVGDTESDTLAARAAGIPCIVTDFGYSQIPAAELGGHAVISHFDELAALVTDLAACAVPAGSL, encoded by the coding sequence ATGGCTAATCCGAATGACCTTTCCGGCTGGACGATCGTCTTCGATCTCGACGGAACGCTGATCGAAACCGCCCCCGACCTTGCCGGCGCCCTGACCACCCTGCTGGTCGAGGAGGGGCTTACCCCGCCCCCTTACGAGAAACTGCGCACGCTGATCGGCCGCGGCGGCCGCTGGATGACCCAGCAGGCGCTGGAGCTTGCCGGCCATCTGCCGACGACCACGGAGCTCGACCGCCTGTTCGAGCGGATGCTGGTCCTCTACCTGGCCCGCATCGCCGACGAGAGCCGACCCTTCCCCGGGGCGGTCGAGGCCATGGACGCCCTGACGGCCCGCGGCGCCATCCTGGCGGTCTGCACCAACAAGCGGACCAGCCTGTCGGTCCCGCTGTTCGACGCCCTCGGCCTTGGCTCGCGATTCGCCGCCATCATCGGCGCCGACCTCGCCCCCGCCCCCAAGCCCGATCCGCGCCACCTGCTGATGACCATCGCCGAGGCCGGCGGCGATCCGGCCCGCTCCATCCTGGTCGGCGACACCGAGAGCGACACCCTGGCGGCCCGGGCGGCGGGCATTCCCTGCATCGTCACCGACTTCGGCTACAGCCAGATCCCGGCCGCGGAGCTTGGCGGCCACGCCGTCATAAGCCACTTCGACGAGCTCGCCGCCCTCGTCACCGACCTTGCCGCTTGCGCCGTTCCAGCCGGCTCGCTATAG
- the gor gene encoding glutathione-disulfide reductase, translating into MAKYDYDLFVIGAGSGGVRAARLSAMSGAKVAVAEESRVGGTCVIRGCVPKKFMVYASEVSNQIKVAQGFGWTIPEATFDWKRFIEAKDVEIARLSGIYVANLGKAGAELVHARAVLKDAHTVELVGKDMTVTADKILIATGGRPTVPNDVPGIEHAITSDEAFHLETLPKSIMVVGGGYIAVEFAGIFAGLGVETTLLYRGPNILRGFDDDVRIHLTREMERRGIRVVLGTQHTSIEKTADGLLSCLTNDLKLTTEQVMFATGREPHVKGLGLEAAGVKTKESGAIIVDEWSKTSVDNIFAVGDVTDRINLTPVAIREGAAFAETQFRDNPTTFDHEMVATAVFSQPPIGTVGMTEFEARQAFGEVDVYRAVFRAMKTTFYHGEEQMLMKVLVNPQDQKVVGVHIVGPESGEMIQLAAIAVKMGVTKQQWDSTCAVHPTAAEELVTMKDKYIPPNMGAGA; encoded by the coding sequence ATGGCCAAGTACGACTACGACCTTTTCGTCATCGGCGCCGGCAGCGGCGGTGTGCGGGCCGCCAGGCTGTCGGCAATGAGCGGCGCCAAGGTGGCGGTGGCCGAGGAGTCGCGGGTCGGCGGCACCTGCGTGATCCGCGGCTGTGTGCCCAAGAAGTTCATGGTCTACGCCAGCGAGGTGTCGAACCAGATCAAGGTGGCGCAGGGCTTCGGCTGGACCATCCCCGAGGCGACCTTCGACTGGAAGCGGTTCATCGAGGCCAAGGATGTCGAGATCGCCCGGCTATCGGGCATCTATGTGGCCAATCTCGGCAAGGCCGGAGCCGAGCTGGTTCACGCTCGCGCCGTGTTGAAGGACGCCCACACCGTCGAGCTCGTCGGCAAGGACATGACGGTGACCGCCGACAAGATCCTGATCGCCACGGGCGGTCGGCCTACGGTGCCAAATGACGTGCCGGGCATCGAGCACGCCATCACCTCCGACGAGGCCTTCCATCTGGAGACGCTGCCGAAATCGATCATGGTGGTCGGCGGCGGCTATATCGCCGTGGAATTCGCCGGCATCTTCGCCGGTCTCGGGGTCGAGACGACGTTGCTGTATCGCGGGCCCAACATCCTGCGCGGCTTCGACGACGACGTGCGCATCCACCTGACTCGCGAGATGGAACGGCGCGGCATCCGCGTCGTGCTGGGCACCCAGCACACCAGCATCGAGAAGACGGCAGACGGCCTGCTCAGCTGCCTGACCAACGACCTGAAGCTGACCACCGAGCAGGTGATGTTCGCGACGGGGCGTGAGCCGCATGTGAAGGGCCTGGGCCTTGAGGCGGCGGGCGTGAAGACGAAAGAGAGCGGCGCGATCATCGTCGATGAGTGGTCGAAGACCAGCGTCGACAACATCTTCGCCGTCGGCGACGTGACCGACCGGATCAACCTGACGCCGGTGGCCATCCGCGAGGGCGCCGCCTTTGCCGAGACCCAGTTCCGCGACAACCCGACGACCTTCGACCACGAGATGGTCGCCACCGCCGTGTTCAGCCAGCCGCCGATCGGCACCGTCGGCATGACCGAGTTCGAGGCGCGTCAGGCGTTTGGCGAGGTGGACGTCTATCGCGCCGTGTTCCGGGCGATGAAGACCACCTTCTATCACGGCGAAGAGCAGATGCTGATGAAGGTGCTGGTCAACCCGCAGGACCAGAAGGTGGTCGGCGTCCACATCGTCGGCCCCGAAAGTGGCGAGATGATCCAGCTGGCGGCGATCGCGGTGAAGATGGGCGTCACCAAGCAGCAGTGGGACTCGACCTGCGCGGTTCACCCGACCGCCGCCGAGGAACTGGTGACCATGAAGGACAAGTACATCCCGCCGAACATGGGGGCCGGCGCCTAA
- a CDS encoding serine hydrolase domain-containing protein, with protein sequence MGIFKFAVIASAVLAAPTLALGQAPAPDRAAQVDRLFGAYAGMESPGCAVSASQDGKVLVEGAYGSADLEHDVPISVATPFEAGSVSKQFTAAAILLLVQDGKVRLTDDVRKYLPELPDYGRPITIDQLLSHTSGLRDWGDLAFWQGWPRTTRAFTQDDVVDLIRRQRGLNYLPGAEYAYTNSGYNLLTEVVRKASGQSLADFTAARIFKPLGMGKTSWRNDFRRIVKGRAIAYARGTDGWQQQMPFEEGYGNGGLITTVADLQTWNAALAAQKLGDFLTVEMRRRAVLNNGVRITYARGVVVQTWAGQDEISHAGATGAYRAWLGYYPRQRLSVAVLCNASDANPTVLGRGVALTVLPPAPPEPPGELLVNPASHAGLYVNERTGRTLLLVADANVPQGIRVAGGGPLWPLNAGSARFGADELIFGKDVLTQKTFEGDRYLYRRAALWLPTQAQLSGFVGRYRSDEIGVTYRVSRGVSGLILKLEDRPTVVVPMNPVYRDAFDLRGNLARFRRDEKGKVITLSLGSGRVRDLRLRKIG encoded by the coding sequence ATGGGGATTTTCAAGTTTGCAGTCATCGCCTCGGCCGTGCTGGCCGCGCCGACCCTGGCCCTTGGCCAGGCGCCGGCGCCCGACCGCGCGGCTCAGGTCGACCGCCTGTTCGGCGCCTATGCCGGGATGGAGTCCCCCGGTTGCGCCGTCTCGGCCTCTCAGGACGGCAAGGTGCTTGTTGAGGGCGCCTATGGCTCTGCCGACCTCGAGCACGACGTGCCGATCAGCGTCGCCACGCCTTTCGAGGCCGGCTCGGTCTCCAAGCAGTTCACCGCCGCCGCCATCCTGCTGCTGGTCCAGGACGGCAAGGTCAGGCTGACCGACGATGTCCGCAAATACCTGCCCGAACTGCCCGACTACGGCCGGCCGATTACCATCGATCAGCTGCTCAGCCACACCAGCGGCCTGCGCGACTGGGGCGACCTGGCCTTCTGGCAGGGTTGGCCGCGCACCACCCGGGCCTTCACCCAGGACGACGTCGTAGACCTGATCCGCCGCCAGCGCGGCCTCAACTACCTGCCGGGCGCCGAGTACGCCTACACCAACAGCGGCTACAACCTGCTGACCGAGGTGGTGCGCAAGGCTTCCGGCCAGTCGCTGGCCGACTTCACCGCCGCGCGCATCTTCAAGCCGCTGGGCATGGGCAAGACCAGCTGGCGCAACGATTTCCGGCGCATCGTCAAGGGCCGCGCCATCGCCTACGCTCGCGGCACCGATGGCTGGCAACAGCAGATGCCCTTCGAGGAGGGCTATGGCAACGGCGGCCTGATCACCACCGTCGCCGACCTGCAGACCTGGAACGCCGCCCTCGCCGCCCAGAAGCTGGGCGATTTCCTGACCGTCGAGATGCGCCGCCGCGCCGTCCTCAACAACGGCGTGCGGATCACCTATGCCCGGGGCGTCGTCGTCCAGACCTGGGCCGGGCAGGACGAGATCAGCCATGCCGGGGCGACCGGCGCCTACAGGGCCTGGCTGGGCTACTATCCTCGCCAGCGGCTCAGCGTCGCGGTGCTGTGCAACGCCTCAGACGCCAACCCCACCGTGCTCGGCCGCGGCGTTGCCCTGACGGTCCTGCCCCCTGCCCCGCCCGAGCCGCCCGGCGAGCTGCTGGTCAACCCGGCCAGCCACGCCGGCCTCTATGTCAACGAACGAACGGGGCGCACCCTGCTGCTGGTCGCCGACGCCAACGTCCCCCAGGGCATCCGCGTGGCCGGCGGTGGTCCGCTCTGGCCGCTGAACGCCGGCAGCGCGAGATTCGGGGCCGACGAACTGATCTTCGGCAAGGATGTGCTGACCCAGAAGACCTTCGAGGGCGACCGCTACCTCTACCGGCGCGCAGCCCTGTGGCTGCCCACCCAGGCCCAGCTGTCAGGCTTCGTCGGCCGTTACCGCAGTGACGAGATCGGCGTCACCTACCGCGTCTCGCGGGGCGTGAGCGGCCTGATCCTCAAGCTCGAGGACCGCCCGACCGTCGTCGTCCCGATGAACCCGGTCTACCGCGACGCCTTCGACCTCCGCGGCAACCTCGCCCGCTTCCGCCGCGACGAAAAGGGCAAGGTCATCACCCTGAGCCTCGGCAGCGGCCGCGTGCGCGACTTGCGGCTGAGGAAGATTGGCTAG